A stretch of Ranitomeya variabilis isolate aRanVar5 chromosome 3, aRanVar5.hap1, whole genome shotgun sequence DNA encodes these proteins:
- the RHEBL1 gene encoding GTPase RhebL1: MSRPVAPTVKHRKVVMLGYPSVGKSSLALQFVKGDFPKDYEPTIENTWSKTFRLGNDEFELDVVDTAGQDEYSLIPQSFIFGIHGYIVVYSVACSRSFQIATGLHRTLVDKRGKCLMPIVLVGNKTDLPPQSHVVRAEDGKRLADSWGAAFIEASAKDPENSKQIFTKIIEEIDRVERSFSDEKKCSLM, translated from the exons ATGTCTCGCCCCGTCGCACCTACCGTCAAGCATCGCAAGGTCGTGATGCTCGGATACCCATCTGTCG GAAAATCCTCGCTGGCTCTGCAGTTCGTTAAGGGAGACTTCCCAAAAGACTATGAACCCACCATTGAAAACA CTTGGAGTAAGACATTCAGGCTGGGAAACGATGAGTTTGAACTGGATGTTGTGGACACTGCAGGACAA GATGAGTACTCTCTGATCCCGCAGTCCTTTATTTTTGGCATACATGGATACATTGTAGTTTACTCTGTGGCTTGCTCCAGAAG CTTCCAAATTGCGACTGGATTGCACAGAACACTTGTGGACAAAAGGGGAAAATGCCT AATGCCAATTGTATTGGTGGGGAATAAGACAGACCTACCACCCCAGAG CCATGTAGTGAGAGCAGAAGACGGGAAAAGGCTGGCTGATTCCTGGGGGGCTGCATTTATAGAGGCTTCTGCTAAAGACCCAGAG aacagCAAACAAATTTTTACCAAAATTATTGAGGAAATTGACCGTGTGGAACGATCGTTCAGTGATGAGAAGAAATGCTCTCTGATGTGA